Proteins encoded by one window of Cyclobacteriaceae bacterium:
- a CDS encoding TonB-dependent receptor — protein MKRLLASLFLFFLFPLSAQDKATLSGYLKDAADGEALIGATVYIRSLGAGTTTNVYGFYSLTVAAGEYEVEFSYVGYNRELRTVDLRQNQRLDLELISESRQLQEVVVTGSKDMSPVQAVEMSVNKIDIATITRIPAFLGEVDVIKSIQQLPGVTTVGEGASGFNVRGGSVGQNLILLDEATVYNSSHLLGFFSVFNPDAVKDVKLYKGAIPAQFGGRIASLLDVRMKEGNNKEYEANGGIGTIFSRLSVEGPLFKNEGSFIVAARRSYIDILARPFVDVLRDGARLNFYDLTGKLNYNLNKRNRVYLSAYSGRDNFFFDREQGFSWGNNTATLRWNSILNDRLFLNVSGIFSKYDYALKFGEDDRDYFKWNSSITNYTFKPSFSYFINSENEVSFGIESTYYTFEPANASGASNGEVTDISLPEKYNLESAVYLSNNQKINETFSVEYGLRYSRFWGFGPGTQYTYNDTTAGVRRFPVAQTQFGRGEVTSTYGNWEPRVAVKVQVNEASSIKASYIRMAQYLHLISNTTASNPLDVWTPTTQNIKPEIGDQYTVGYFRSLGKEKEYEFSAELYYRTAQNQIDYIDGADLLINEFLEGDLLSGDARAYGLELYLQKKTGKLNGWIAYTLGRSELQIDGINNSEWYPARFDQTHNLKVTGFYDISKRVSLSANFTLVTGTPTTFPTSRYIIQDILIPYNANETRNNVRLPAFHRLDISARLEGKQVNRKGKMRKNTDYWVFGLYNVYGRKNPFSIFFAQNDERIPSGQAIESQARQLSIIGTVVPSISYNFHF, from the coding sequence AGTTACGAACGGTTGACTTGAGGCAGAATCAGCGCCTGGATCTGGAGCTCATCTCCGAGAGCCGACAATTGCAGGAAGTTGTGGTCACGGGATCAAAAGATATGTCGCCCGTGCAAGCCGTTGAAATGAGCGTGAATAAAATTGACATTGCTACCATTACCCGCATTCCGGCTTTTTTGGGTGAGGTGGATGTGATCAAGAGCATTCAGCAGTTGCCCGGAGTAACCACTGTGGGTGAGGGAGCTTCCGGTTTTAATGTACGTGGTGGCAGCGTGGGGCAAAACCTGATTTTGCTGGATGAAGCCACCGTGTATAACTCTTCTCATTTGCTGGGATTCTTTTCGGTTTTCAATCCCGATGCGGTTAAGGATGTAAAGCTGTACAAGGGCGCCATACCGGCACAATTTGGCGGGCGCATTGCTTCGTTGCTGGATGTGCGCATGAAGGAAGGAAATAATAAGGAGTACGAAGCGAACGGTGGTATCGGTACCATTTTCAGTCGCTTGTCAGTGGAAGGGCCATTGTTTAAAAATGAAGGTTCGTTTATCGTAGCGGCAAGACGATCGTACATTGATATTCTCGCACGACCTTTTGTGGATGTGTTGCGCGATGGCGCGCGCTTGAATTTTTATGACCTTACCGGAAAGCTGAACTACAACCTCAACAAACGCAATCGTGTTTACCTTTCTGCGTATAGCGGTCGTGATAATTTTTTCTTTGATAGGGAGCAGGGTTTTTCGTGGGGAAACAATACCGCAACCCTGCGCTGGAATTCTATTTTAAATGACCGGTTGTTTTTAAACGTATCCGGAATTTTCAGTAAATATGATTATGCCTTGAAGTTCGGTGAGGATGACCGCGATTATTTTAAGTGGAATTCATCGATCACCAATTACACGTTCAAACCCAGTTTCAGTTATTTCATCAACAGCGAAAATGAAGTTTCATTTGGTATAGAGAGTACCTATTACACATTTGAGCCGGCCAACGCCTCGGGTGCATCTAATGGTGAAGTTACGGATATAAGTCTGCCGGAGAAGTATAACCTGGAATCGGCTGTATACCTGAGCAACAATCAAAAAATCAATGAAACATTTTCTGTTGAGTACGGTTTGCGCTATTCACGCTTCTGGGGTTTTGGTCCGGGTACGCAATACACCTACAACGACACCACAGCCGGTGTGCGAAGGTTTCCGGTGGCGCAAACACAATTCGGAAGGGGAGAAGTAACGAGTACCTATGGAAACTGGGAACCGCGTGTAGCCGTAAAGGTTCAGGTAAATGAGGCAAGCTCCATCAAGGCAAGTTACATCCGCATGGCGCAGTACCTGCATTTAATTTCCAATACAACAGCATCGAACCCGTTGGATGTGTGGACACCCACCACGCAAAACATCAAACCCGAAATTGGTGATCAATATACCGTTGGATACTTCAGAAGTTTAGGTAAAGAAAAGGAGTACGAATTTTCCGCGGAGCTTTATTACCGTACTGCACAAAACCAAATCGACTACATTGATGGAGCTGATCTGCTGATCAATGAATTTCTGGAAGGTGATTTGTTGAGCGGTGATGCCCGTGCGTACGGACTTGAACTTTATCTGCAAAAGAAAACCGGTAAACTGAACGGGTGGATTGCCTATACATTGGGTCGCTCCGAACTTCAGATAGACGGTATCAACAACAGCGAATGGTACCCGGCACGTTTTGATCAAACGCATAACCTAAAGGTGACCGGGTTCTATGATATATCAAAGCGTGTTTCCTTGTCGGCTAACTTTACGTTGGTTACGGGTACGCCTACTACGTTTCCAACCTCGCGGTATATCATTCAGGATATCCTGATTCCGTATAACGCCAATGAAACGCGAAACAATGTTCGCTTGCCTGCTTTTCACCGGTTGGATATTTCAGCACGATTAGAAGGAAAGCAAGTGAACCGGAAAGGAAAGATGCGGAAGAACACCGACTACTGGGTATTTGGTTTATACAATGTGTATGGTCGTAAAAATCCGTTCTCCATTTTCTTTGCGCAGAATGATGAACGCATTCCATCGGGTCAGGCCATTGAGAGTCAGGCGCGACAACTATCCATTATCGGTACCGTGGTGCCATCCATTTCTTACAACTTTCATTTTTGA
- a CDS encoding DUF4249 domain-containing protein, with amino-acid sequence MNSLIKSIVFFLGIIFLFSCETVIDPTLQTAEPILVVDAWVNNKPEPQVVKLTKTQPYFDQSLPPGVTGAQVVVVGSDGSEYIFTESAPGEYTWTPGVDEVFGETGVTYTLTVVAEGETYQSVTRMGRVPAIDSITFRREEGNQFIDELFLAEFWAFDPVEPGDSYWIKTFKNGQLLNKPSDLNLAYDAGFTRGGNFTGAYFIAPIRTAINPFDTDEDDRLLSPYVVGDSLYVEIHSLSEASFDFLTQVAIQTDRPGGFSELFAIPLANVSSNVANVNPAGKKVVGFFNVASVSGLGRKFSSLDDLTEED; translated from the coding sequence ATGAATAGTCTGATAAAAAGCATAGTATTTTTTCTTGGTATCATTTTCCTGTTTTCTTGTGAGACGGTAATTGATCCAACCTTGCAAACTGCGGAACCGATTTTGGTGGTGGATGCCTGGGTGAACAATAAACCCGAACCGCAAGTCGTCAAGCTTACCAAAACGCAACCTTATTTTGACCAGTCGCTGCCACCGGGTGTAACCGGTGCACAGGTTGTTGTTGTGGGTAGCGATGGAAGCGAATACATATTTACAGAAAGTGCTCCGGGTGAATATACGTGGACACCCGGTGTGGATGAGGTGTTTGGTGAAACCGGTGTTACGTACACACTTACTGTGGTGGCAGAAGGAGAGACTTATCAGTCCGTTACCCGCATGGGTCGTGTTCCGGCTATCGACAGTATTACGTTTAGAAGAGAAGAAGGAAACCAGTTTATTGATGAATTGTTTCTGGCGGAGTTCTGGGCTTTTGATCCGGTAGAGCCGGGTGATAGTTACTGGATCAAAACGTTCAAGAATGGTCAACTGCTGAATAAGCCTTCCGATCTGAACCTCGCCTATGATGCAGGCTTTACACGCGGAGGCAATTTTACCGGGGCATACTTCATTGCGCCAATACGTACGGCCATCAATCCGTTTGATACAGACGAAGATGATCGTTTGTTGTCACCTTATGTGGTAGGCGATTCGCTGTATGTTGAGATTCATTCGCTGTCAGAAGCTTCATTCGATTTTCTGACACAAGTAGCCATTCAAACCGATCGGCCCGGTGGTTTTAGCGAGTTGTTTGCTATACCGCTGGCCAACGTTTCATCCAATGTGGCAAACGTAAATCCTGCCGGAAAAAAAGTGGTCGGGTTCTTTAATGTGGCTTCCGTTTCCGGATTGGGTAGAAAGTTTTCGAGTTTGGATGATTTGACGGAGGAGGATTGA
- a CDS encoding type II toxin-antitoxin system PemK/MazF family toxin, which produces MNKGDIVLIPFPFTNLSGIKNRPALILAAGENDITVSFITTQLKWQEDFDLRIEPTSLNGLKRVSLIRLSKLATIDKDLVLGKLGHLSQEELTGINRKLVKLFKLEA; this is translated from the coding sequence ATGAATAAGGGTGATATTGTTTTAATACCTTTTCCATTCACTAACCTCTCAGGAATAAAAAACAGGCCGGCACTGATTCTTGCTGCCGGAGAAAATGACATAACAGTTTCATTCATCACAACTCAGCTAAAATGGCAAGAAGATTTTGATCTAAGGATTGAACCCACCTCCTTAAACGGACTTAAGCGAGTATCGCTAATCAGGTTAAGTAAGCTGGCAACTATAGATAAAGACCTCGTACTCGGAAAACTTGGTCATCTCTCGCAAGAAGAATTAACTGGCATTAACCGTAAATTGGTAAAACTATTCAAACTAGAAGCGTGA
- a CDS encoding Hsp20/alpha crystallin family protein, giving the protein MTLLKSPVLPNLFTDKWLSDFFDNDRFFDADWMKRIQVVPAVNVKELEKGFEIEMAVPGMTKKDFNINIENGVLTIFTEKKEEKEEKEDAYTRKEFNYSSFTRSFNLPENINPEKVEARYEDGMLRIMIAKKALTPEKPVKMIEVK; this is encoded by the coding sequence ATGACACTGCTTAAGTCACCGGTATTACCCAACTTGTTTACCGACAAGTGGCTGTCTGATTTCTTCGATAACGATCGGTTCTTTGATGCAGACTGGATGAAAAGAATTCAGGTCGTTCCCGCAGTAAATGTAAAAGAACTGGAAAAAGGATTTGAAATTGAAATGGCCGTTCCCGGAATGACCAAGAAAGATTTCAACATCAACATTGAAAACGGTGTGCTGACCATCTTCACCGAAAAGAAAGAAGAGAAGGAAGAAAAAGAAGATGCCTACACCCGCAAAGAATTCAATTACTCCAGCTTCACTCGCTCCTTCAACCTGCCGGAAAACATCAATCCGGAAAAAGTTGAAGCTCGCTATGAGGACGGCATGCTCAGGATTATGATTGCCAAAAAAGCGCTCACTCCTGAAAAGCCCGTGAAGATGATTGAGGTTAAGTAA